Part of the Chondrinema litorale genome, TTAGGATATACAGTCTTGTTTGAATCATCGCAATCAGTATTATCTAACACATAGCCCTCTGGTTGCTCGCATGATTGGATACTTGAGCTTGCATTTCCATAACCATCGCCATCTACATCTGCATACCACACCTTCTCTGGATTAATAGTGGCATCTGCATCGTTACAATCGCTGTCATTGGCAACATAACCTTCTGGCTGTTCGCAGGATTCTATGCTTGCTGATGGATTTCCATAGCCGTCTCCGTCTGAATCTGCATACCACGTACCCATCTCTGTGGCACCTTCATCTATTTCGCCATCACAATCATTATCCAAACCATCACACAACTCCACTGCATTAGGATATACAGTCTTGTTTGTATCATCGCAGTCTGTATTATCTAACACATAGCCTTCTGGTTGTTCGCATGACTGGGTACTTGAACTTGCATTTCCATAACCATCGCCATCTACATCTGCATACCACACTTTTTCAGGGTTGATAGCTGCATCTGCATCATCACAATCACTGTCATTGGCAACATAACCTTCTGGTTGTTCACACGATTCTATGCTTGCTAATGGGTTTCCATAGCCGTCTCCGTCTGAATCTGCATACCATGTGCCCATCTCTGTGGCACCTTCGTCTATTTCGCCATCACAATCATTATCCAAACCATCACACAACTCTACTGCATTTGGATATACAGTCTTGTTTGAATCATCGCAGTCTGTATTATCTAACACATAGCCCTCTGGTTGCTCGCATGATTGGATACTTGAGCTTGCATTTCCATAGCCATCTCCGTCTGTATCTGCATACCACACTTTCTCTGGATTCACAGTTGCATCTGTATCATCGCAATCAGTGTTATCTAACACATAGCCTTCTGGCTGATCTGTTGCTTCTACAATACTATCTGCATTTCCATAGCCATCGCCATCTGTATCAGCATACCAGATCGTTTTATCACAGTTATCACTAAAACTTGTTTGTTCATCAAAAAGCCAAGTTTCTGTAGGTGTAAAACCTTCATCTATCTGTATGCAATTTAAGCTTGGGTTTTCAGTAAAATATGCCTCATACATTGATGTGTTACTACCATTTGCCAAATTAAGGGAGGTCAATAGATTATTGGAGCAATCCAAATATCTCATACTAGTATTTTGAGATAAATCAATATTAGTTAATTGATTGCCAGAACACATAAGTGTTGAAAGTAATAGGTTATTTGATACATCTAAATCCTCAAATAAATTATCTTTTATATAGAAAAAACTTAAAAGCTTATTATTTGATACATCAATTGATGAAATCTGATTATTATAACATGTTAAGTTTTTTAATGCAATATTCTCAGATACATCTATTGACTTCAACTCATTACTATGACAATTCACATCAGTTAATGCTATATTTTGACGAATGTCTAATTTTGATATTTGATTATTATCACATTCTAACTTTACTAATTCAGTTATTTTTGATAAATCTAATGAAGTCAATTGATTTTCAGCGCAATCCAGTGTCCTTAATAATATATTATTTGATACATCTATTGATGTAAGTTTATTATTAGAACAATTCAATGAACTAAGAGAAGTATTATTTGATACATCTATTGATGAAATCTGATTATCTGTAAAACTTAATTGCTTTAAGATATAATTATTTGATACATCCAATGATGCCAATAGATTACTATAACAAGATATTGTAGTAAGTAACGAATTGTTAGAAACATCTAATTTAGACAATTGATTACTCGAACAATATAATGTTTCAAGCAATTCATTATTTGTAATATCTAAAGAATTTAATTGGTTATGTCTTAAATCTAAGTATTCTAATTTTTCACAACCAGAAATATTTATTGAATTCAACTCATTAGAAAGAGAAACTATATCTGTTAATTGAGTATTTTGAGATGCATTTAGTGATGTTAATTTATTTTCACTAAAGTCTAGAGAATATAAATCTATATTTTGAGAGATATCTAATGTTTCAATAAAGTTGTTGTTGCATCTTAACACAAGCAATTTCACATTTTGAGTTACATCTAATGATGTTAAATTATTATTTGAGCAATAAAGTCTTTTTATAGATATAAACTCTTCTATACCTGTTAAATCTGAAATATTTTTGTTGCTTACATCCAATGTCCCTTCATATGCATGAGCCTCAAAACGTTGGATTTCTCCATCTCTATCTGTATTTATAGAATAGTCATTTACAAGAATTTGCTTAAAATTTGCGTCGGGGATTTCTACTATTTCTTGATTTATGGAACTACAATCTGAGTTATAAGAAAACTCTAAATGGTCCCAATCATCAGGAGGGGTAAAACCTTCATCTATTTGTATACATCTCAATTGAGGGTTATCAGTTGCCCATAAATATTCGATTGCACTGTTATTACCATTAGCTATGTTTAATGATCTTAAATCATTCTTAACACAAGTAATATTTTTTAATAATGGATTTTTTGATAAATCTAAATTTACTAGCTGATTTTCAGAAGAGTAAAAACTATTTAATAATACATTATTTGACACATCTATCTCTGTAAGTTGATTTTGATCAAAAGACAATTCTCGTAATTCAATATTTTTACTTAAATCTAGTTTATTAAGCTGATTATCACCTAGGTATAAGCTTTCAAGCAAAACATTTTCACTCACATCTAACTCACTTAAAAAATTTCCAACACAGTACAAATCTGTCAAATTAATATTTCCTGAAATATCTAATGAAGTAAATTTATTCCTTGAACATCTTAAGGAAGACAAATTGATATTTTTAGAGATATTCAGTGAAGATATTTTGTTATCAAATAATATTAAATCAGTTAGAGCTATATTATATGATAGATCTAAACTTACTATTTGATTATCGTAACTTTTTAAAATTTTTAGTTTCGTATTATTAGATAAATCAATAACTTCAAATTTACTCTCATAACAAGATAATTCTTCTAATTCAGTATTATTAGATAAATCAACTTTCACTAATTGACTTCCTCCAAGACTAAGTACTTGCAGAGCTTTGTTATTAGATAGATTGAGTTCTTTCAATTGACTACCCACACAATGGAAAGTTATTAAAGAAGTAAACTCCTCTATACCTGTTAGGTCTTCAACTAATGTGTTACTTATATTTATACTTTCAAAATACTCATTGGCTTCTGCAAGTTGTATTTCACTATCTCCATTTACATTTATATATTCATCCCCAACAAGAATGGATTTAAAAACTGGATCAGGAATATTTACAGTTTTACTACAATCATTACTAAAACTAGCATGTTCACCTTTTACCCAAGTCTCAGGCGGCACAAAGCCTTCGTCAATTTGAATACACCTTAAAAAATAATTTCCTTTTACATCAACTTCTTCAAGAATACTGTTACTGCCATTTGCAAGATTTAGATATCTCAAATCATTATATTGACACTCTAAAGATTTAAGCAAAGTATTTGCAGAAATATCTAATCCCGATATTTGATGATTTCCAGCACAGTTTAAATAACTTAAAGAGATATTTTTAGAAACATCTAAACTTGAAAGTTGATTGCCTCTACATTCTAATCTAACAAGAAATGTATTCTTTGTTACATCTAATTTCTCAATATTATTATTGTAACAATCTAGTTCTGTCAAGAATATATTAGAAGATAAGTCTAATAAATCAATCTGATTCTCACTACAATCTAATATTTTGAGCTTTGAATTTTGAGATATATTTAAACTTTTAATTTGATTAAACCTAAATCTTAATTTAGATAATTCAATGTTTTTTGAAACATCCAAACTTTTAATTTGATTATTGTAACAGTATAAAAGTTCTAATGCTGTATTTTCGGAAACATCTAAACTTTCTAATAAATTTTCTGTACAATCTAAATATGTTAAAGATTTGTTTTGTGATAGATTTATATCTCTTATACTATTATTCCCACAATATAATTCTTTTAAAGCTACATTCTGAGACAAATCAAGTGACGTTAAATTATTTCTATCACATTTAAGTTTAGTTATATTTATAAAAGCCTCGATACCAGTTAAGTCTGAAATATTTTCATACGACACATATATTCCGCCACTATATGCATTAGCTTCGGTTACTTGAATTTCACCATCTCCATTTGTATCAATTAGAAAATTATTTATATGGTTGTTTATCAAAGCGGACTTAAAGTTAGCATCTGGAATATCTACAATTTGGGCTATACTAATCAGTGGAAACGCTACAAAAATTAATAGTAGTAGTTTTATCTTCATCTAAATGAGTTTAGTTTGTTAGCTATTTTGAAAGCTATTACATAGCTAAAAAATAGTATGGCATTTATTAACTACCCGCCAATTTATGGTATTAAAAGCGATTTTTAAATAAAAATTTAAAAGTATTATTATTATTAACACTTAATTATCCCTTCAATATAGAATGAGATAACCTCTATTTTTACTCCATTAATTTTCCTTTAAGTTTCATTCAAGAGATTGTTAAAAATGGGCTTAAAATGAATGCTATTTGCCATTGATTGGCATTCTTAAAATTCCGCTACCAGAATTGTCACTATTCGGTAATATGCCAGCTTGTGCTATCGGGGCTTATTCGCAAATATTGCAGCTTCAAATCAAAATTCAATACTCAGATATTTCAATAAATTAATGACTACAAACAAAACAATCTTTCTTCTAGCGCTAATCTTTATTCTCCCCTACGTTTTGTTAGGACAACAATACCGACTTTACAATCCAGTAAACCCTGGCAACTATGTGCAAGACAAAAACTTTTATCTACTTACGCTTTTTGAGAAAATCCCTGAACTCAATAAAGTACTAGCAGAAAACAGTACACTTTCAAAAATTGCATCTGACAAGAAAAATGCTTTACAAAATGCTGCTCAGAACTGCCGAGAGGACCTTAGCTGCCACACCAATGGATTAATATGGACTGATGATGAAATTGAATTGATTGGTAAAGAATTGCAAAAGCTAACACAATCATCATTAATTTTTAAGCAACTAATCGAACAACACATAAAACCTTCTGGCTATTTCCAACTTTACAATGAGCTAGATAATGAAAGCCTCATTTTAAAATCTTGGGAAGATGCAGCAAATGGAATAAACAGGTTGATAAATGTTTATGCACTTGCTGAAAAACCTCACTATGCAAAGATTGACTCTGTGAGCTATAACATAAATGGGGTTTATTATCAACGTTTGGTGGATTGTTTAAATGGCATTTTGGCTGAGCAAACAGATGAAATGAGCTTGTTCTTTCAACCTTCATTGGCATTTACTTTGGGTTTAATGGAGATTAACAACAGAGATGAAGCAGCGCGATTTGAACCAATGGAGGTAAAGGAAAATGCAACAGCCTTACAGCACATCCCCAACATCAATTGGAATGACTATCCATATTCGGTAATTCTGGTTCCCGGTCATGGTCCAGATGAAGCACACTTAGCTTTAAGCCCATTAGGTAAACTGCGCGATGAGTTGGCTGCCAAAAGATACAAAGAGGGAAAAGCGCCATTAATTATCGTTTCTGGTGGCTATGTACACCCATTTCAAACTCCTTTTTGCGAGGCAATTGAAATGAAAAAAGACTTGATTGAACGTTTGGGAATACCCGAAAGTGCTATTCTAATTGAGCCACATGCCAGACATACAACTACCAATTTTAGAAACGCAGCCAGACTGATTTACCAATATGGCATTCCTGCAGATAAGTTAGCACTGGTAACTACGACCAAGTATCAAAGTTACTATATTAGCGATATGGGGCTCGACAAACGCTCGATGGAAGAACTCGGTTATGTGCCTTACCAACTGCATAAAAGGCTTAACCAACACGATATAGAATTTTCTCCAAAGATCGAATCTTTACATAGAGATAATTCAGACGCACTTGATCCCTGATTCTGTGATATTTGTATATCACAGCCCCTTTTCTGTTATCTTTCATGACAAGAAGGGGTTTGTTTTTTTCTTCAAATCAGTTTAAAGTCTTAACTTTATATTTGTCTTTCAATCTTCATTTTTTGAAATATACGGGTATGGAATTAATTAAAATTTACGACGGGAGAACAGTATCAGCCAAAGAACTGCACAAGTTTCTGGGACCAAAAAGTAGATTTGCCGATTGGTTTAGAAACAGAATTAAGCGATACGAATTCTTAGAAAATGAAGATTATGTAAGGGTATCTAAAATTTTAGACACCCCTGGTGGAAAGCAAGAAACCATCGACTATGCACTTACCTTAAATATGGCCAAGGAGCTCTCTATGGTGGAAAACAACGCCAAAGGAAGAGAAGCCAGAAGGTATTTTATTAAGGCAGAAGAAGCTTTAATTGAGCTTTATAAGAATAAAAGATTTGAGGCATTTTCGAAATTACAAGACTCGTTGGAGCGGTTAAAGGAACGTGTTTTAGAAAATGGTTTTTCTGATGCTGACTATTTGCAGATTGATACCGAAGGCAGAAAAGTGTTATTTAATGGCAAATTGGTGGAAGATGCCAACTTGAATTTATTACTCCTCAAAGGCCGAGATTTTGCAGTCGAACTTACTCGTACCAACATCAAAGAAGGTGATTCGCTAGAAAGCATGGAAAGCACAGCTAAAATCCATCATGGTGAGGTGAGAGAAGTACTGGGCAAATCGGGAATTAAACCAGAAGAAATTCCAGAAGAACACGACATTAAAAGGCTTGATGAATAAGAAAAACTTCAAAAGGTTCATATAGCTCACTAGACAAGTCTAAAAACTTGAAAAATACAGCAAATTATTACATCTAAGCCTCAATTTGAGGTGAAACGAGGAGTAATTCAATATACAGGAAAAAGAGCTTAAAAAGCCTAATTATTAAAATTAGGCAAAATAATCTTCTAATATTCTATTTAGCACTTTGGTTGCCGAATATTTCTTTCCGGTTTTAGATTCAATCTTTTTAGAAATTTCTTCTGCTTTCTTCCACAAAGAAGTACGAACTTGTACTGTTTTAAAAGGATCTTTCTCCTCCTCCTCTATCACAAAAAGCTCATCAACTTTAGAAACCTTCTTTTTGGTAGTGGCAGCTTTCTTAACTACTGGAGTTGCTTCACTCTTCTCTTCATTTTTTGCCTTTTTAGCTTCTGTCTTTACCTCAGCACTTTCAGTATTTTCCTCTTCTGTAGCAGCAGGCTTTTGCTCATATTTTTTCAATTCGGAGTTTACATTGAAAAAATCGAAGTTCTCTTCTGAGAGTTGTTTCTTTTTCATAGTCTTTCCAGTATTTCGTTGGTTAAACTTGTGGCATTAACAATGGCTTTACTTTGCGGATTGTAATCTTCTAAAAATTCTCCTCTGGCACAAGCATTTGTAAGATCAATATTTTGCAATAAATAATTATCAAGCACCAGCCCATTGTAATTTCTTTCTACCATTTGCATACACATTTTTCCATGTCCACTGCGCAAAGAAATGTTGGTTCGGTTAAGAATAATTCCAGTAATATCTGCTACTGGTAGTTCATTTTCTTTAAGCTCATTAATTTTGGAAGAGATAGTTGCCAAACCTCTTAAGCTAGCTTCTTCTAACAAAGAAACTAAGAAAATATGAGTAGATGCCAGTATAGCATTTGCAGTTCCAAGCGCAATTGAAGGAGCTACATCGAGAATTACAATTTCGTAATCTGTCTTTTTAAGCTTGCGTTTTAAAAGCAATTCTCTGTTAGACATACCCGCCAGAATCAACTCTGCGGTGTTACCTCTAATCGAATTAGGAATCACATCTAAGTAATCATTCACTGAGTGAACTACATCTTCTATTTCCAAATCTTGAATAACCAAATCGGCAAATTCTTTACCTTGGTTATTCTTAATACCCAACCACGATGGGCTGTTAGACTGACTATCAACAGAAATCAATAATGTTTTTACATTTCTTCTTGATAAAAACTGGGCTACAAGTGCAGAGATCGTGCTCTTACCAACTCCCCCTTTTTGATTCGCAAATGTTATAACTTTCTGAGATGACATATATAAATATACTAAAAGTCTATTACTTAATTATATATTTTTAACTTATAGTACAAATATAAGTTTTTATCATGTGATAATAAAACATTTTAATAGCCTATTTTTTTATTTTATCTTATATCATGTGTTATAAGATTAATTTATATCATATATTTTTATCACATTTTAATATTTTAAATCAAAATACTAAAACAGCAAGATAAAATATACAATTATAAGAAAGTGATATTGTAGAATTATAGACTTAAGAAATAATTTAATCAAACATAATATTGAGATATAAAGAAACTATCATGGAAATTAAAATAACATAAATGGGGTTTACAGAATTCTAATAGTTCAATAGTTATCTTTAAAAACCTAATTCTTCATTTCAAATAAAAACTACGTACGTGTTTTATTATAACTATCTAACTAATATTTAGCCCTCTATAATTACTTGATTATCAATCTATTGAAACACTTATAGATAACATATTAAGGGTGTGTATAACGTAAATGGGGAATCAATAAATAACTAGTTGTTAATCAAATAGATAACTATAAATATATACTACTAAGATAACATTTATAGGGATTAAAAGATAACATCATTAGGGAGAGGATAACGTTTCTGGGGAATTGTTTTTAATTAATTGATAATCAGGTGTTTGTGATTATATTTTTAGCTTTGGATAACATAAATAGGGTTTTAATGATAACATATTTGGGGATTGCTAATAAATAACCCCAATAATGTTATAGTAAAGCAAGGTAACATTATTGGGGCTAAAGGTAAACATAAAGATTAAAATCTTCATTTAAGATGATACAAGTACGATTTATCATATAAGAATAACATAAATGGGGTTATAAGATAACGTTTTTTGAGCTGATAGAAGTAATCTAAATTCTTCAGCTAAATCTTTAATGGTAACTGTTTTGGGGTCGTGTTACCTTTAGATGATTTGCTAATATGTGTGACCATATAACAAAGTATAAGATAACATAATTGGGGTCTGTTGCGAGATTTAATAAAATTTTTTTACCGAAAAATAAGATTTTATGAAAAGATTTTTGATTAAGATAACATAAATGGGGCTATACTATAACATTATTGGGGTCGATTGAGAGTCGTATACTTTGTTTAACATTTAAAGTAACATTAATGGGGTTTGTGAAGCTTTAAACTCATTATATGATTATAGAATAAATAGACTATAACTATCTGATATAGTGTTGTTTATGATTTTTTTATTACTTGAGTATTCTTCTAATACAAATTAAAGATAACGCTATTGGGGTGTAACTAAATTTTTTTACTTTTTACTTGATAACATCAGGAAATTGATGTTATCTTTAAGGCAAACAGAAGGTTTGCACATCTTATGGAAGACAGAAAAAATAACACATTAGTAACCAAAGGGAACGATCTAATTAATGCACGCTATAAGTTATCTCCCACAGAGAATAAATTATACTTATTAGCCATTGCACAGATTGAACCCAATGATAAAGATTTCCAAAGATATGTAGTACCAGTGAAGAAATTTATTAAAATGACAGGTACTAGCTCTAAAAATGTGTATGAGCAAATAAGAGAGGTGTCTGAATCATTAGTTGCCAGAAGGTTGGAGATTCCCAGAGAGGGTGGAGGCTTTCTCCATATCGGTTTTGTGAGTAGTGCGGAGTACAAACCAAAGAAAGGTTGTGTTGAAATATTGATTGACCCCAAGTTGAAACCTTATTTGCTAGACTTAAAGCAAAGGTTTACCATTTACGATATTAGAAGTGTTTTGGGAATGCGTAGCCAATTTTCAATTAGGATATATGAGTTGCTAAAATCATTCGAACTGATTGGTGAAAGGGTATTTGAGTTGATGGATTTGCGAGATATGTTGGGAATCGAGACAGAGAAGTACAAGAAGTATGGCATGTTTAAGAAACGTGTGCTTGATCCGGCAAAAGATGAATTGAAGTGGAATTTCGATAACCCGGATAAAAAGTGTGATTTATGGTTTAAATACGAAGAACTCAAAACTGGAAGAAAAGTAACTTCGATCAAATTTTATATCTACAATAAAGATAGAAGTAAGCAAGAGCTGATAAACGACCCCAATCACGAGTTAAAGGAAGATATGAAGGAAATGGGTTTAACAGAAAAGCAGGTAATTAAATACATAGATAAAGAGCAGAAAGATGTGGCATTGATAAAGGCGCATATCAACGATACCAAAGAAGGTTATAAAGCTGGAAAGGTGAAAAATCAAGCTGCTTATTTAATTACACTTTTAGAAAGAAATGCCCAGCCGAAATCTGCATTTCAAAAGCAACCTGAGTTAGAAAAAACACAACAAGTAGAACTGAATAGAAAACAATCTGATTCTTACCAAAAAGAGGCTGCCATAATTATTCAATTAAAAGAGCAGTTTGAAGATTTCCGCTCTGTATTGGCTCAATCTAAAATTAATGATTTGAGTGAAGATGAATGGAAGGCTTTTGAAGAGTATGCAGAGAAAAATAAGCTGTTTACTTCAAAATTTATCAAAAACGGAAAAATCAACCGCGATAAGGCTAAGACCAGTATGCTTATGACAGCTTTTATTGGTTTAAAGCTTCCTGATTATAATCTCCAGTTTAAAGAGTGGTGTTTTTCCAAGTATGGCTATCAACTCGAAGAGGTTGAAGGAAAGATGAGAATACTCGGAAAACAGAAAACCATGTTTGGTTAAAATATATTTTTTTGGAAGTCTTTAGCTAACTAATTTTTTAATAGAGTTGGCTAACAGAACATCATTATTCTGTAAATTTGAATATCTGTTGATTTATATTTGACTGATTGTTGGGTTTTGCAATAGCTTCTTTTGAAACATTCACTCAGGGGATACGTTGCAAAACTGTTACAAATACTTTTTGACCTAGGCAGCTCTTTTCATGAACGACCGCGATAAAAAATTAAATCTGCTAACTATAAGGTTGGATGTGCTCGAACGGAAACACGAAGCATTTTCAAAAGAAATAAAGACAATTAGAGAGCAGCTCAAACTTCTGCAAAGTGCTGATTATCAGCCTTCGGAGACTGAACAACAATCTGTTTTTGATGAAAAAGCAGAAGTGCAGCAGGAGGATTTAGTAAAAGAAAGCATAGTTACAGAAGAATATGCTATTCCTGAAGCGAAACCTCAACAAGTAAAAAAGGCTCCTCGCAAACCAAGAGAGTTACCAAAGCTACCTGTAAATCTTGAAAAGTTTATTGGCGAAAACCTAATAAGCAAAATAGGTATTCTCATTACCGTAATTGGTGTAGGAGTGGGTGTGAAATATGCCATTGATAATGAGTTGCTTAGTCCCTTAACCAGAATTATAATGGGTTATGCACTTGGTGCAGGCTTATTGGGTTTTGCGATCAAACTGAAGAAAAACTATTCAAACTTTAGTGCAGTATTGCTCAGTGGCTCAATGGCAATCATGTATTTTATCACCTTTGCTGCTTATAGTTTTTATGAGTTAATACCACAGGAGATGACTTTTGCATTAATGGTGGTCTTTACGGCATTTACTGTGTTGGCTGCGATTAACTACAATAAGCAAGTTATTGCTGTTTTTGGCTTAGTTGGCGCTTATGCTGTTCCGTTTCTCTTGAGCGATGGTTCGGGGAAGGTAGTGGTATTGTTCATTTATATGGCGATTATCAATATTGGTATACTCATTATTGCCTTTAAAAAGTACTGGAAAGCCCTATACTATGCAGCTTTCATCTTTACATGGTTAATTGTAAGCTCTTGGTATGTTATCGACTATAATAGCTCAGCGCATTTTGGCATTGCGCTTACATTTTTACCTATTTACTTTATTACCTTTTACGCCATATTTCTTGCTTACAAACTCATGCAAAAAGAGAAGTTTGAAAAGCGAGATGTCGTATTGGTTTTATTAAACTCTTTTGTGTTTTTCGGTTTAAGCTTTGCCATACTCGATCAACATGAAATCGGAAAAGAGCTTTTAGGCTTGTTTACCTTGTTCAATGCTGTACTACATTTTGCAGTGAGTTTAATCATCTACAAAAAATCTGAAGTTGATAGAAACCTGCTTTATCTAGCACTAGGAATGGTAATGATATTTATTACCATGGCAATTCCGGTTCAGTTAGATGGCAACTGGGTTACTTTGCTTTGGGCAGGAGAAGCCGCATTACTTTTCTGGATTGGCAGAACTAAGCAAGTCACTTTTATCGAGAAGATTTCCTATACACTATTCTTTTTGGCGTTTTTTAGCCTGTTAGAAGATTGGGGAGATATTTACGATAGTTACACTTATGCTTACGATCAACCAAAAACACCAGTGTTCAATATAGCTTTCTTGAGTTCAATTTTAGTTTCAGGATTTTTTGGGTTGATCAATTATCTCAATCAGAATAAAAATTATCCTGCGAAGCTGTTAGAGCAGAAAAAGCTTTATAAGTTTATTCAATATTGTTTGCCATTAGTTTTCTTGTTTGTACTCTACAGTACTTTTAGGTTAGAGATAAAAATGTATTGGGAGCAGCTTTACTATGCTTCAGAAATTCAGCTAAATACAGAAACAGATTCCTATACTGATTTTATTATGAATCACGACTTGAGGCTTTTCAAGTCTATTTGGGTAATTAATTATTCACTGCTGTTTTTGAGTATACTTTCAGTAATCAATCTTAAGAAACTGAAAAACAAGAAATTGAGCATGCTCAATATCGGATTAAATATATTGGCAATAGGCATCTTTTTAACAGAAGGTCTGTATGATATTAGTGATTTAAGAACAAGCTATTTGCTACAAGAAAATGCCGAATACTATAACAGAGGGGCATTTCATCTTGGTATACGCTATGTGTCAATCGCCTTCTTTGCAGTTTTAATGTACACTTGTTTTATGTATGTGAAACAGGAGTTTACAGAGAAAAAATACAGAGTTATTTTCGATTTACTGTTTCATGTTTCCCTCTTGTGGATTTTAAGTAGTGAGTTAATCGGTTGGATGGATATTGCTGGTTCAGACCAAACTTACAAATTCGGATTGAGTATTTTGTGGGGTGTGTATTCACTGCTCTTAATCGTATTGGGTATTTCGCAAAAGAAAAAGCACATCCGCATTGGAGCGATAGGTTTATTGGCAGTTACGCTACTCAAACTGTTTTTCTACGATA contains:
- a CDS encoding ParA family protein; the encoded protein is MSSQKVITFANQKGGVGKSTISALVAQFLSRRNVKTLLISVDSQSNSPSWLGIKNNQGKEFADLVIQDLEIEDVVHSVNDYLDVIPNSIRGNTAELILAGMSNRELLLKRKLKKTDYEIVILDVAPSIALGTANAILASTHIFLVSLLEEASLRGLATISSKINELKENELPVADITGIILNRTNISLRSGHGKMCMQMVERNYNGLVLDNYLLQNIDLTNACARGEFLEDYNPQSKAIVNATSLTNEILERL
- a CDS encoding replication initiation protein — its product is MEDRKNNTLVTKGNDLINARYKLSPTENKLYLLAIAQIEPNDKDFQRYVVPVKKFIKMTGTSSKNVYEQIREVSESLVARRLEIPREGGGFLHIGFVSSAEYKPKKGCVEILIDPKLKPYLLDLKQRFTIYDIRSVLGMRSQFSIRIYELLKSFELIGERVFELMDLRDMLGIETEKYKKYGMFKKRVLDPAKDELKWNFDNPDKKCDLWFKYEELKTGRKVTSIKFYIYNKDRSKQELINDPNHELKEDMKEMGLTEKQVIKYIDKEQKDVALIKAHINDTKEGYKAGKVKNQAAYLITLLERNAQPKSAFQKQPELEKTQQVELNRKQSDSYQKEAAIIIQLKEQFEDFRSVLAQSKINDLSEDEWKAFEEYAEKNKLFTSKFIKNGKINRDKAKTSMLMTAFIGLKLPDYNLQFKEWCFSKYGYQLEEVEGKMRILGKQKTMFG
- a CDS encoding DUF2339 domain-containing protein; translated protein: MNDRDKKLNLLTIRLDVLERKHEAFSKEIKTIREQLKLLQSADYQPSETEQQSVFDEKAEVQQEDLVKESIVTEEYAIPEAKPQQVKKAPRKPRELPKLPVNLEKFIGENLISKIGILITVIGVGVGVKYAIDNELLSPLTRIIMGYALGAGLLGFAIKLKKNYSNFSAVLLSGSMAIMYFITFAAYSFYELIPQEMTFALMVVFTAFTVLAAINYNKQVIAVFGLVGAYAVPFLLSDGSGKVVVLFIYMAIINIGILIIAFKKYWKALYYAAFIFTWLIVSSWYVIDYNSSAHFGIALTFLPIYFITFYAIFLAYKLMQKEKFEKRDVVLVLLNSFVFFGLSFAILDQHEIGKELLGLFTLFNAVLHFAVSLIIYKKSEVDRNLLYLALGMVMIFITMAIPVQLDGNWVTLLWAGEAALLFWIGRTKQVTFIEKISYTLFFLAFFSLLEDWGDIYDSYTYAYDQPKTPVFNIAFLSSILVSGFFGLINYLNQNKNYPAKLLEQKKLYKFIQYCLPLVFLFVLYSTFRLEIKMYWEQLYYASEIQLNTETDSYTDFIMNHDLRLFKSIWVINYSLLFLSILSVINLKKLKNKKLSMLNIGLNILAIGIFLTEGLYDISDLRTSYLLQENAEYYNRGAFHLGIRYVSIAFFAVLMYTCFMYVKQEFTEKKYRVIFDLLFHVSLLWILSSELIGWMDIAGSDQTYKFGLSILWGVYSLLLIVLGISQKKKHIRIGAIGLLAVTLLKLFFYDISHLDTIAKTIVFVSLGILLLIISFIYNKYKHVISDEVES